One segment of Arthrobacter sp. MMS18-M83 DNA contains the following:
- a CDS encoding GNAT family N-acetyltransferase, which translates to MSANGFSNCVSPELGTEIRPAKTSDIARILDIQAKAGLALPAANSLEKAIDDDTRLVVVAFVRGVSDVGELAGWGKTHFWDHDDGLAPKGHYLGGITVQPEHRRRGIGTALTQARLDWIWRRTSEAWYVVNASNLASIELHRRWGFVEVAKAPSFHTTQFDGGTGALMRAHRPTIPN; encoded by the coding sequence ATGAGCGCAAACGGCTTTTCCAACTGTGTGTCCCCTGAGCTAGGTACGGAAATCCGCCCGGCCAAAACCAGTGACATCGCCCGCATTCTCGACATCCAGGCCAAAGCTGGCCTCGCCCTTCCAGCCGCCAACAGCTTGGAAAAAGCAATCGACGACGACACCCGCCTCGTGGTGGTCGCTTTTGTGCGCGGAGTGTCCGACGTCGGAGAGCTTGCCGGTTGGGGGAAGACCCACTTCTGGGACCATGACGACGGCCTCGCTCCCAAGGGCCATTATCTGGGCGGGATCACCGTGCAGCCGGAACATCGACGCAGAGGCATCGGCACAGCACTGACCCAAGCCCGACTTGATTGGATATGGCGCCGCACGTCGGAAGCTTGGTATGTCGTCAACGCGTCCAACCTGGCGTCGATCGAGTTGCATCGTAGATGGGGGTTCGTGGAAGTCGCCAAGGCGCCGAGCTTTCACACAACCCAGTTCGACGGCGGTACGGGCGCACTCATGCGGGCCCACCGCCCGACAATACCCAACTGA
- a CDS encoding UDP-N-acetylglucosamine 1-carboxyvinyltransferase: MTQPTAEHVGHLLRDARGEKGWTQGQLASELGTSQSAIARMEQGKQNLSLRMIERLESIFGRTIVKVGKRQMTHLRVEGGRTLSGSVDVNSSKNAGVALLCASLINRGTTTLRRLARIEEVNRIVEVLTSIGVECTWLNGNDLRIRRPKTLDLASMDVEAARRTRSVIMLLGPLLDEAASYQLPYAGGCDLGTRTVEPHMQALRQFGLSVEAKSGFYSVQAPPADGDHRTFVLTERGDTVTENAIMAAAHRSGTTVIRNASPNYMVQDLCFYLQGLGVVIDGIGTTTLKITGRPAIDVDIEYFPSEDPIEAMSLITAGIVTNSEVTICRVPIEFMEIELATLEQMGQQLDISGEYFARNRRTRLVDVTTKPSRLRAPEDKIHPMPFPGLNIDNLPFFAVIAGNAEGQTMIHDWVYENRAIYLTELNKLGAQVQLLDPHRIYVNGPTKWRGAEVGCPPALRPAACLLLAMLAARGTSELRNIYVIERGYEDLAERLNTIGAKIEYFQD, encoded by the coding sequence ATGACGCAACCGACTGCCGAACATGTAGGTCACCTTCTTCGCGACGCCCGCGGCGAAAAGGGCTGGACACAGGGACAGCTCGCCTCGGAACTGGGCACCAGCCAAAGCGCCATTGCCCGTATGGAACAGGGCAAGCAGAACCTCAGCCTCCGGATGATCGAACGCCTCGAGTCCATCTTCGGACGCACCATCGTCAAAGTGGGCAAACGGCAGATGACCCACCTGCGCGTTGAGGGCGGACGCACGCTCTCCGGCTCGGTGGACGTCAACAGTAGCAAGAATGCCGGCGTCGCGCTGCTTTGCGCGAGCCTCATCAACCGCGGCACCACCACCTTGCGCCGGCTGGCCCGGATCGAAGAAGTCAACAGAATCGTCGAGGTCTTGACCTCCATCGGTGTCGAGTGCACCTGGCTGAACGGCAACGATTTGCGTATCCGCCGTCCGAAGACCCTTGACCTCGCCTCAATGGACGTGGAGGCGGCGCGCCGCACTCGCAGCGTCATCATGCTGCTAGGTCCCCTCCTGGATGAGGCTGCCTCGTACCAACTGCCTTACGCTGGCGGTTGCGACCTCGGGACTCGAACTGTGGAACCGCACATGCAGGCGCTGCGGCAATTTGGGCTCTCCGTGGAGGCCAAGTCCGGTTTCTATTCCGTGCAGGCCCCACCGGCCGACGGCGATCACCGCACCTTCGTGCTCACGGAACGTGGTGACACGGTGACGGAGAACGCCATCATGGCCGCCGCACACCGCAGCGGTACCACAGTGATCCGCAACGCCAGCCCCAACTACATGGTGCAGGATCTGTGTTTCTACCTGCAGGGGCTCGGCGTGGTGATTGACGGCATCGGGACAACCACCCTGAAGATCACGGGCCGCCCGGCGATCGACGTCGACATTGAGTACTTCCCGTCTGAAGACCCGATCGAAGCCATGAGCCTCATCACGGCAGGCATCGTGACCAACTCGGAGGTCACCATCTGCCGGGTTCCGATCGAGTTCATGGAGATCGAACTGGCCACGCTTGAGCAGATGGGCCAGCAACTGGATATCTCCGGCGAATACTTTGCACGCAATCGGCGGACACGCTTGGTGGACGTCACCACCAAGCCATCCCGACTGCGCGCCCCCGAGGACAAGATCCATCCGATGCCGTTCCCCGGGCTGAACATCGACAACCTGCCTTTCTTCGCGGTCATCGCTGGCAATGCTGAGGGCCAGACCATGATCCACGACTGGGTCTACGAAAACAGGGCCATCTACCTGACTGAGCTCAACAAGCTAGGAGCCCAGGTACAGCTCCTCGATCCCCACCGCATCTACGTCAATGGCCCCACCAAGTGGCGTGGGGCGGAAGTGGGATGTCCACCGGCCCTCCGTCCTGCCGCTTGCCTGCTGTTGGCCATGCTGGCGGCCCGTGGCACATCCGAGTTGCGCAATATCTACGTGATTGAACGCGGATACGAGGACCTGGCTGAGCGGCTCAACACCATCGGCGCCAAGATCGAGTACTTCCAGGACTGA